The following are from one region of the Girardinichthys multiradiatus isolate DD_20200921_A chromosome 9, DD_fGirMul_XY1, whole genome shotgun sequence genome:
- the LOC124874370 gene encoding guanine nucleotide-binding protein G(I)/G(S)/G(O) subunit gamma-5-like, with the protein MPGPANIVAMKKVVRQLRMEASINRVKVSQAAADLQQFCLQNAQQDPLLTGMSSSNNPFRPQKVCSFL; encoded by the exons ATGCCGGGACCAGCTAACATCGTCGCCATGAAGAAAGTTGTTCGACAGTTGCGCATGGAAGCGAGTATCAACAGAGTTAAG GTCTCCCAGGCCGCAGCGGATCTCCAGCAGTTTTGCCTCCAGAACGCCCAGCAGGACCCCCTGCTCACCGGCATGTCTTCCAGCAACAACCCGTTCAGACCGCAGAAAGTCTGCTCCTTCCTATAG
- the spata1 gene encoding spermatogenesis-associated protein 1, with translation MELSCESVRYTEDKMRPASRKFVELHVLFVPADQWNMKLNKVPAKAAETFISAGFIRVYPETTLQTLRGELGDLLGRGVRSIHKFSFLKCVGRSLALVKSKQETDLKVKTFAPPYAAQPELYLLPTLETDSSFGSQSFTTDSSSSSPEQQVYLHPSKIFGVKTGTKKPIKFPHIPQCSQQPVPASGLEEEHEDEEDEKNSSSSPEEAPSFIRRAELENRAGKSRNQRALQLVTLRKALEGCEADSAQAMWSPENEETWQKTKHEHRDRHSGAAGSLEDPDLGFLITDSVGKYKCIDPQTERAIRNKPTNGVLERPAVFSQPVQCTTSPRGPDLATNKAASASPVFLTNQALMEEIKLVREERTKLEWTRQRVLRKGKDLLAQNRHRRNQARDSWKKQYFETKKATGTLEEHLRNLRQELEIFYNKVLHQLQAREKARRHGMSSEKNGLIIQIMRESYEIDNLKRKVEDAKMKLITETKLRKQAAAELKDLKAELAQKKTSVISFLDGLETQHEAKHKFKAASSTT, from the exons ATGGAACTGTCTTGTGAGTCAGTGCGATATACAGAGGACAAAATGAGACCGGCCAGCAGGAAG TTTGTGGAGCTTCATGTGCTGTTTGTGCCAGCTGACCAGTGGAATATGAAACTAAATAAAGTCCCAGCTAAAGCCGCAGAGACCTTTATTTCTGCTGGCTTCATCAG GGTTTATCCTGAAACCACCCTGCAGACTCTGAGGGGTGAGCTGGGCGATCTTCTTGGCAGAGGAGTCAGGAGCATCCATAAATTCTCCTTCCTGAAATGTGTGGGTCGCAGTCTGGCGCTG GTCAAAAGTAAACAGGAGACGGATCTGAAAGTGAAAACATTCGCCCCACCATAT GCGGCCCAGCCAGAGCTATACCTGCTGCCCACACTGGAGACAGACAGCAGTTTCGGCTCCCAGTCCTTCACCACGGattccagcagcagctcccCAGAGCAGCAAGTCTATCTCCACCCATCCAAGATATTCGGTGTGAAAACAGGGACAAAGAAGCCCATTAAATTCCCCCACATCCCCCAGTGTTCCCAGCAACCGGTTCCTGCCTCTGGGCTGGAGGAGGAACATGAGGATGaagaagatgaaaaaaacagTAGCTCCTCCCCAGAGGAAGCTCCAAGCTTCATCAGGAGAGCAGAGCTGGAGAACCGTGCAGGGAAGTCTCGGAATCAAAGGGCGCTGCAGCTTGTTACACTTAGAAAAG CTTTAGAGGGATGTGAAGCTGATTCAGCCCAGGCGATGTGGTCACCAGAAAATGAGGAGAcctggcaaaaaacaaaacatgaacacagagacagacatTCAGGGGCAGCGGGGTCTCTGGAAGACCCGGATTTAGGCTTTTTGATCACAGACAG TGTTGGGAAATATAAGTGCATAGATCCACAGACAGAGAGGGCCATCAGAAACAAACCAACAAATGGG GTATTGGAAAGGCCAGCCGTGTTTTCGCAACCTGTTCAGTGCACAACTTCACCCCGAGGTCCAGACTTGGCCACCAATAAAGCAGCTTCTGCTTCTCCAGTGTTTCTCACAAACC AGGCGCTAATGGAGGAAATAAAACTGGTGAGGGAGGAGAGGACGAAGCTGGAATGGACAAGACAGCGGGTTTTGAGAAAGGGAAAAGACTTGTTGGCTCAGAACCGACACCGCAGGAATCAAG CACGTGACAGCTGGAAAAAGCAATACTTTGAAACCAAGAAGGCCACAGGAACACTGGAGGAACATCTGAGAAACTTGAGACAGGAACTGGAAATATTTTACAACAAAGTCCTGCATCAGCTCCAAGCCAGAGAGAAAGCAAGGCGACACGGGATGTCCTCAGAAAAG AATGGGCTCATCATTCAGATCATGAGGGAAAGCTATGAGATCGACAACTTGAAGAGGAAGGTAGAAGATGCCAAGATGAAGCTGATAACAGAGACGAAG TTGAGGAAGCAGGCTGCTGCAGAGCTCAAAGACCTGAAGGCTGAActtgcacagaaaaaaacatcagtcaTCTCCTTCCTGGATGGACTAGAAACACAACATGAGGCAAAACACAAGTTTAAAGCAGCTTCATCaacaacctga